A section of the Carya illinoinensis cultivar Pawnee chromosome 12, C.illinoinensisPawnee_v1, whole genome shotgun sequence genome encodes:
- the LOC122288866 gene encoding 9-cis-epoxycarotenoid dioxygenase NCED1, chloroplastic-like: MASSSAVASTPSSTWARRRFSSSTSSLFMEMGSSNSTAISLKRPTKKHTVRCSLKTLPFHNATPAIAHLKDSVNSSISSSPPSSCTVDKPFPFQWNLLQKTAAMAFDVMESALVSHERQHPLPKTADPEVQISGNFAPVTEQPVRHSLRVSGKIPDCVQGVYVRNGANPLHEPVSGHHLFDGDGMVHAVQFKDGSASYACRFTETHRLSQERALGRPVFPKAIGELHGHSGIARLLLFYARGLFGIVDPSHGMGVANAGLVYFNGRLLAMSEDDLPYQVKVTPAGDLKTVGRYDFDGQLRSTMIAHPKFDPVSGELFALSYDVVQKPYLKYFHFSPQGEKSSDVEIPLAEPTMMHDFAITERFVVIPDQQVVFKLPEMIRGGSPVIYDKTKMSRFGILDKNATDASGIKWIEAPDCFCFHLWNAWEEPETDEVIVIGSCMTPPDSIFNECDESLDSVLSEIRLDLKTGKSTRHPILSDSEQVNLEAGMVNRNMLGRKTQFAYLALAEPWPKVSGFAKVDLFTGELKKYMYGDEKFGGEPLFLPRSPDSEKEDDGYILAFVHDEKEWKSELQIVNAMDLKLEATVELPSRVPYGFHGTFINAEDLKLQAQVR; the protein is encoded by the coding sequence ATGGCTTCTTCTTCAGCAGTAGCAAGTACACCTTCAAGCACATGGGCTAGAAGaagattttcttcttcaacttcttcattGTTCATGGAGATGGGTTCCTCTAATTCAACCGCCATTTCCTTGAAAAGGCCTACCAAAAAACACACCGTACGTTGCTCACTCAAAACGCTCCCATTCCATAATGCTACTCCCGCCATTGCCCATCTGAAAGACTCCGTTAActcttctatttcttcttctcctccatcTTCATGTACAGTCGATAAGCCTTTTCCCTTCCAATGGAACCTCTTACAGAAAACTGCAGCCATGGCCTTCGACGTAATGGAGTCTGCTTTAGTCTCACATGAGCGTCAACACCCACTTCCCAAAACCGCCGATCCAGAAGTTCAAATTTCTGGTAATTTCGCTCCAGTAACAGAGCAGCCCGTCCGGCACTCGTTACGGGTTTCAGGCAAAATCCCTGACTGCGTACAGGGCGTCTACGTTCGGAACGGCGCGAACCCACTTCACGAACCCGTCTCCGGCCACCACTTATTCGATGGTGACGGCATGGTCCATGCGGTCCAATTCAAGGATGGCTCCGCTAGCTATGCCTGCAGGTTCACCGAGACGCACCGGCTTTCTCAAGAGCGAGCTCTTGGTCGTCCTGTCTTCCCCAAGGCCATAGGTGAGCTTCACGGCCACTCCGGTATCGCCCGGCTCCTCCTGTTCTATGCTCGAGGACTGTTCGGAATTGTTGATCCCAGCCACGGCATGGGAGTGGCTAACGCTGGCCTCGTCTACTTCAACGGTCGTCTCCTCGCCATGTCCGAAGACGATTTACCATACCAAGTTAAAGTTACTCCCGCCGGCGACCTCAAGACTGTAGGCCGCTATGATTTCGATGGTCAGCTCCGCTCGACTATGATTGCTCACCCGAAATTCGACCCTGTTTCCGGCGAGCTCTTCGCTCTCAGCTACGATGTTGTCCAAAAACCATACCTCAAGTACTTCCACTTCTCACCACAAGGAGAAAAATCCTCTGATGTTGAAATTCCTCTAGCTGAGCCTACAATGATGCATGACTTTGCGATCACAGAGAGGTTTGTGGTGATCCCGGACCAGCAGGTAGTGTTCAAGCTCCCGGAGATGATTCGTGGCGGCTCTCCGGTCATTTACGACAAGACCAAGATGTCCAGGTTCGGGATTTTGGACAAGAATGCCACCGATGCTTCCGGGATCAAATGGATTGAAGCCCCAGATTGCTTCTGCTTCCACCTTTGGAACGCCTGGGAGGAGCCCGAGACCGATGAGGTCATAGTAATTGGCTCTTGCATGACTCCTCCTGACTCCATTTTCAACGAATGTGACGAGAGCTTGGACAGTGTGCTCTCTGAAATTCGCCTTGACTTGAAGACTGGAAAGTCCACGCGCCATCCCATTTTATCCGATTCTGAACAGGTAAACTTAGAGGCCGGAATGGTGAACCGGAACATGCTCGGGAGGAAAACCCAGTTCGCATATTTAGCCCTTGCAGAGCCATGGCCGAAAGTATCTGGTTTTGCCAAAGTTGACCTATTCACAGGAGAACTAAAGAAGTATATGTATGGAGACGAGAAGTTCGGAGGCGAGCCTCTTTTCCTTCCCAGAAGCCCCGATTCAGAGAAAGAAGACGACGGATACATCCTAGCTTTCGTCCACGACGAAAAGGAGTGGAAATCAGAGCTACAAATCGTAAATGCCATGGATTTAAAGTTGGAAGCCACAGTTGAACTTCCGTCCCGGGTTCCATATGGCTTCCATGGAACCTTCATAAACGCAGAGGACTTAAAGCTGCAGGCTCAGGTTCGTTAA